TCTACAAAAAGTCTCTTGAGATGGGCATGGATTTTATAACATTTACTGATCACAATACAATGGAGGCATATGAAATCCTCGGATGGGAACATAAGAATCTTGTCCCGGGGGTTGAGATGACCATATATGATCCGGAATTTGCAGGACATACATTACATATTAACGTTTTTGAGCTTGACAGGGAGGAATTTTCGGAACTCAGAGAAATAGCAGAAATAGAGCATGACCTCAAAGGTTTTATCGGATACCTCAAGAGGCACAGGCTTCCTTTTGTTTACAATCATCCATTCTGGTTTGAGTTCCATCAGCAACAAAATCCTTCTGCAGTACCGAAACTGGCAAAGCTCTTTCCCGTACTTGAATATAATATGCATGAGCTCAAGCAGAAAAACGAGCTTACGATAGCTCTTGCAGAGAGGTTTGGCAAAAGCATTGTTGCGACAACTGATACTCATTCCGGAAAAGTGGGGCAGGTATATACCCTGGCAAAAGGAGACAGCTTCAGGGAGTATTTCAGGAATATAGAAAAGGGGAAAAATTACATCGTTCCCGAAAACCTTACAAGAGAGCTCCTGATCGAAGAAATGAATACCTGGATAGACCTGATCTTTGAAAAGAGCCAGAAGAACCGGGATATAAAAAATTACCTTACAGGAATAAAGTCCCTGGATACAATTGTAAAAATCTCAAGAAGCGCTCTTTTAAACTATTCTCCAAGACTTAACCGGACAGCTATGAACCTGTTCTATATGATCTCAAATACAGGGATTCCGGCTTCGTTTTACATTCATTCGGAAAAGAGTTTTGCCAAGAAAATCGAAAAAAAAATTGAGATTAAAAGCCAGAAGTAAAAATTCATTTTTTCCTTTTTCAGCTTTTTTTCAGCTTTTCTTTTTTCACATTTTCTTTTTTCACATTTTCTTTTTTCACATTTTTTAACTCCAACTTTCTTCTTCTCAAGTTTGATAAAGCCCCAAAAATAAAAACATATTATATAGAGGCTGATTTCAAATATATGAAAAAAATAGAAAGGTTTATTTACGAAATTGTTTAGAATTTATAGCATAAAAATCAAATTTTTTGTATGATTTTTGAATACTCAGATATCTAATATTAATAATGGATGCAAATAAGTTTGAAGAAAAGGGCGCATTGAGGTTACATTATTTTTCCAGCTCATATTTTACGCATACTTCATGAATTGATGTTTCCAATGTTCCTGTTGATCAGCAGAAAATTGGAGAAGAATGAGCAGAACAGAAATCATTTTCAAAGTAACCTGAACCTTTGGAGCGATTTGCGTAATCCAGGAGAAAATTCGAGACAGGAAGAGGCTGCAGGATGAAACAAAGAAAAAATTTCACTAAATCAGAACTAAACAGAGGGTTAAAGCAGTGGTTGATTTTTGCCGTACTCACGATTATTGTTTACTCAAACATATATCCGGCAGTAGCGGCAGAACCTGAGAATTCCGAGGAAAACCTTACACCCTCAAACGACGGGATTTTTGACAGAATTATAACATATATAAAAAGCCTGCTGGGAGACGAAGAAAAAACGCAGGTCTCCGGAGCGGTTTCTGAAGCGGCCGCCGCAGGTATGCAGCAGTCGGCAGATACTGGAGGAGCAGTCCTGAAAATTGCAACTCCAAGCGTAATAAAATCTCCGTCCTTTTTAGGAGACTCAAACCTCGGAGTTTTTGCCCATCTTTCAAATCCTCCTCTCATGAAAATGGATTCTGAAGGACATCTTGTCGGCCAGCTTGCAGAAAGTTACGAGGTCTCTGAAAATAATACCTGCTGGACATTTTACCTTAGAGACGACCTCTACTGGAGCGACGGAGAACCTGTAACTCCGAAAGATATTGAGTTTTCAATCCGTTATTACGGAAAAGAGGCACCCTCAGCCAGATGGATAAATGACACCCTGGAAAGTGCGGCTGTTTCGGAAGCAAATAATTCCGTGACCTTCAAATTTAACAAGCCTTACACCCGCATTGACCTGGAGTTTGCGACCTACAATATCCTCCCTGCCCATATATGGGAAACAATTGAAAACCCGGTAGAGTATACAAACAACGGTCCCTATGTGGGCTGCGGGCCTTACTATCTCAAGCTGATAGACCTTAACGCCGGAAAACTTGTTTTTGAGAAAAACCCTTACTGGAAAGGAAAAGCTCCGGAACCCGAAACCGTGGAGATCCATTTTTACTCAAGTGTTGATGTTGCCACCCTTGCCCTTAAAAACGGAGAGATCGACACTTATTACAAATATGCAGGTTCGTACCCCTATTCCGGTATTGAGCAACTTGAAGAAACAGGAAATTTCGACTTTATTGAAAAGACAGATATAGGGCTCGTGTTTCTGGCTCTCAATTTGAAAAAAGCTCCCTTCTCAGACACAGAATTCAGAGAAGCACTGGCTTATGCAATAAATTACGAAGAGATTGTAAGTCTCGAGACACTGGGGTATGGAGAAGTTCCAAATCGCGGTTTTGTGCCGTCTTCCATGGAAAATTTCAAGGAAACCGAAAGACTTGAGTACAGCCCCGAAAAAGCCAGGGAAATTCTGGAAAAAGCAGGATACTCGGACAGTAACGGAAACGGAATCCTTGAAGGAAAAGACGGGAAAGACATCAAGCTTGAAATCCTTATCCGGCCGGAATATTCCCGTACAGGCGAGCTTCTTGAAGAATATCTTGAGCAGGTTGGTCTTGCCTCAGACCTGAGGACTGCGGATGCAGATACCTGGGTCACTCTCAAGGATAACTACGAATATGACCTGACAGTAACCCGCTCCACCCCCTGGGGCATGCTCATGCATGCAAGCTGGGGAAGCGGCTATTTTGATTCAAGGCGGACAGGACAGGGAGTTATGCATAATCTGGATGACCCCGAATTCATGCAGCTCTGCGATAATATTCTCGCAACCACAGACTCTCAAGAACTCCAGAGCTATGCATACGAGCTTCAGAACTACTATGCAGAGAATCTGCCTGCAATTCCTCTCTACTGGAGCAGCATTGTTACCCCATATAACAGGCACTTTGAGGGCTGGTACACTGACCCTCTTTACGGGATCTATAACCTGGACAACTTTGTAAATGTGAGGAAAATAGAGGCATAAAACAAAATAAAAAATAAGAGCAATGTCAGGAATAACAAGAAAAGGAATCAGATACCTTTCCTCACTCGTACTCATAATCATCATTAATTTTACCCTTCCCAGACTCATGCCCGGTGATCCGGTAAAAAACCTGATAGGGGAAGATGTTTATGTGTCCGAAAACGTGATGGAGGAGCTGAGGGCAGAACTCGGGCTTGACAGGCCTCTTTACGAGCAATTTGCGTCCTTCCTTTCGGATCTCCTGCATCTTGATCTGGGGTATTCTTATCACCTTCACGCTCCTGTTGCAGAAATCCTCCTGGATAGGCTGGGCTGGACCCTATTGTTTGTGGGAATATCAGTTCTTATCGGAGCCTTCTTGGGAAGCCTGTTTGGGGCCCTTGCAGGGTGGAGACCTGAAAAGAGAATGAGCCGCTTTACAGGTCTAGCTTTTATTGTGCTCTCCTGCACCCCGCCTTACTTTCTTGCCCTCCTTTCCCTCTATCTCTTTTCTTTCAGGCTGGGGCTCTTTCCCTCGAAGGGATTTTATGATGTCCTGGAAATAGGGAGTATTCTTCATCATCTCTTTTTACCTGTCTGTGTAATGTCTGTGTTTTCAGCGTCCAGAAATTATCTGGTAATGCGCGGAAGCGTAATCCAGGAGAAGGAACAGCTTTACGCGCTCTATGCCAGAGCAAAGGGCCTGAACGATATCGGCATACTCTTCAGGCATATAATAAAAAATGCCTCACTCCCGATCATCACCCTTCTCGCCCTGGACTTCGGGTTTCTCTTCAGCGGGGCACTGTTTATAGAAATCATCTTCTCCTTAAACGGCATGGGGACCCTTATATACGGTGCAATAATGGGAAAGGACTATCCCCTGCTCCAGGGAGCTTTTCTGGTAATTGCCCTCACAGCCCTGCTTGCAAACATGCTTGCTGACCTGTTCTATTCTTTAATCGATCCCAGGGTAAGGAGACCTACATGAGTACTGAAGCTGCCTGTATTGAAAGTTCCTGCATCACAGAAGCCTGCGCTGAGGAGCATCCTGAAAAACAGCAGGAAAACTCCAACCTTAACTTTAAGTTTCCCGGAGAGCCTTTATTCAGGGTTTCCAGAAAGCTAGAAGGTCTCCTGGGGCAACTGAATCAAGGAGGAATTCTCCTTTTTATTTTTTTCCTGTTCATGGCGTTATTTCCTTCCTTTCTTGCCCCCTATGCTCCAAACGAGCGATTCACACACTATGAAGAGCCTTCCTGGGATCACTTCCTCGGGACAAACGACATAGGAAACGATATTCTCTCCGAACTTGTGTACGGATCAAGGATCTCAATGACAGTGGGCTTTGCGGCAGCTCTGATTTCAACCCTGATGGGGATTGTACTCGGGATCTGTGCAGGCTATTTCAGGGGAGCTCTTGATGAGGTGCTCATGGGCTTTACCGATGTTGTCCTTATTATCCCGAAAATTCCTCTAATCATAGTGCTGGGAGCATACCTGCAGCCGAGCATCTGGATCTTGATCCCTGTACTTGGTCTCCTGTCCTGGGAGTCTACCGCCAGGGTTACCCGTTCAAAGACCCTCCAGCTCAGAGAGGCAGGCTATGTTAAAAGTGCCCGATGCATGGGCTTTTCTTCCTGGCACATAATGAGCACGGATATTTTTCCCAACCTCTACCATGTCCTGCTGCCCAAATTCATGCTGGCAACAGCTTCGGCAATGATTTCTGAGGCCTCACTTTCTTTTCTTGGACTAAGCGACATAAGCATGAAAAGCTGGGGTACCATGCTTTCTTTTGCCTTTTTCAGGGGTGGCTTTATCCGTGATATGTGGTGGTGGTATGTTCCTCCGGGGATCTGCATCACTCTCTGCGTGATATCTATTGCACTGATAGGGTTCGGGCTCGAAACACAAGGAGAGGAACACGCAGGAGAAGGGGCGGATGCAATGTGAGTGCCGGTATTGTTAACGCGCTGCTTGAAGTAAAGGATCTCCAGGTCTTTTTTAAGGGAATAAAAACAATAACCGCTCTTTCAGGGATTTCTTTTTCGATTGGTGAGAGCGAAACCCTGGCTCTTGTTGGAGAAACAGGATGCGGAAAATCTGTGGTTGCACACGCAATCATGCGCCTTTTGCCCTCTGAGTCCAGGGTAAAAGGGATTGTAAAATTCAGGGGAAAAAATCTGCTCGAACTGAGCGAAAAAGAAATGATAGAGATCAGAGGAAAGGAGATCGGGATCATTTTCCAGAATCCGTCCCTTGCCCTTAATCCCGTGTATTCCATAGGACACCAGCTTGCAGAACCTCTGCATGTGCACAGAAAGGAAAAGAAGGAAAGAGCGCTTTCCATGGCAGCAGGAGCCTTGAAAAATATGGGTTTTGCAAATGCCACCGAGTATGTTCGTTATTACCCCTCATGGTGCTCAGGGGGGATGAACCAGCGTTTTTTGATTGCAGCTTCAACTATGCTTGACCCTGCCCTCCTTATAGCAGATGAGCCCGGCAAAGGGCTTGACAGGAAATGCATGTCCGAACTTGAAACTGAGCTTAAGAAATTGAAAGTGGAAAAAAAGACTGCTCTGCTCCTTATAAGCCATGACCTCGGTTTCGTAAAGAGGCTTGCAGATAGGGTCGCAGTAATGTATGCCGGAGAAATTGTTGAAATTGCAGATTCCTCAAGCGTTTTTGAGAGTCCCCTCCACCCGTACTCAAAAGGGCTCCTGAACAGCCTGCCCGAGAAAGGCTTCATTCCCATACCCGGCTTTTCTCCTTCTCTTAGTAACCCTCCTTCAGGCTGCAGGTTCCACCCGCGCTGCTCCCTGAGAAAAATGCACTGTACTGAGAACCATCCAGACCTTACAGAAATTAATGGAAGAGCTGTGAGGTGTTTTTTATATCACTGAGAGCGGACAGGCTTTCAAAGACTTACGGGTCTGGCCTGCTGAGTATGGGAAAATGCATTTTCCAGGAGGTTTCGTTTGAAATCAGGCCAGGAAAGACTTTCGGACTTATGGGGCCATCCGGAGAAGGGAAAAGCACTTTAGGAAGAGTCATTGCCGGGCTTGAAAAAGCCACAACCGGCTCCGTATATTATAAAGGTACCCTTCTTACCGGGATGGAAAAAATTGAAAAAATAGCCTTCCGCCGTAAAGTCCAGATAATGTTTCAGGATCCCACGGATGCTTTTAACCCCAGGAAAAAGATAGGACATTCGATTTTTGAGGTCCTGGCACTCCTCAGGGTTCCCGAAGGCAAATATGCCTCAAAGACAGAAGAGGTGCTTATAACCGCAGGCCTCCCTGAGGAAGTACTTTCCCGTTACCCCTCCCAGCTTTCAGGTGGTCAGCTCCAGCGCCTTGCCCTCAGCCGGATTCTCCTGCTAGACCCGGAATACATTGTCCTTGACGAACCGACCTCTGCCCTTGATGTTTCAGTGCAGGCACAGATCCTTCACATGCTTAAAAAGGTGCAGACTGAACGAAACACAGGCTATCTCCTTATTTCCCATGATGAAGCTGTTATCCGCTTTATGTCCGACAGCTATGGAGTGCTTGAAAACGGGCAGCTGAAGATAATCGAGTAACAGCTTTCAGCCCCGAGTTTCGTGTAGGGAAAAAGGTAGAAGGAGGAGAACTGAAAGCCTGGGTTTAAAACAGATCCAGAACCGCTTCAGGGCTTTCAAGTACAGTGATTCCCTGCAGCCCTTTTACAATCTCAACGTTTCTCATATCCACGTCCCTGACAAGGACTTCAACAGGCCCGCCCTTGATGGCATTGTAAGGACACAATTCCTTGCAGATCCCGCAGCCTTTGCATTTCAAAAGTTCTATCTGGTCTGTGATGCCGTCTTTTTCAGTGATTGCGCCGTGAGGGCAGTTTTCCCGCGGGGGGCAGGTTTCACAGTGCCTGCATTGTTTCCTGTCAATATTGTAGGGCATTTCAGATATGATCGAGCCTTCAATATCCACAGGAACGATATAGACCGGGACCCTTCCTTTCACAGCCTGTGCAACGGCATTGGTTACAAGGGAATCGGCAATCCCATAAGCTATTTTTGAAACCGTGTTTGAAGTTGCAGGGGTAACGAAGAGGGCATCATATCTGTCAAGAAGAAAACGTCCGACTTTGGGGGAACTTGAACCCTGCTCGGTTTCCCGGAAGATTTCCTCAAGGTAGTCTCCTCCCGAGATTTTCACAAGCTTTTGTTCAAGCCCGTACATCCTGAGCACCTCTTCAGCTGCCCTGGAAATATAAGTGTTTACTGAAAGTTCGGGGTTCCTGCGTTTGAGTTCTTTAAAGACCTGGTAACTGCGATTCAGGAAATGACCTGCTCCTGTAATACCCCATGCAATGATCTGAAAGCTCATGAAAAGAAGTCATGCCTAGAGAGATAATATAATTTTCTAAAACAGAACAATCGGAATGAAAAAGAAAACTCAAAGCCCGAGAACTTCATAAAGCAGTTTCATAGCTTTCTTTTCAGCATCGCCACCGCATTTGGAAGCAAGGGACTCATAGTGCGTTATCCAGTCAAGGTATTTTTCTTCTCCAGAAAGCTGGTAACGGGTTGCGTGAACAGTAGCCTCAATCACGGCGTTAAATCCTCTATTGGGCACAGGAAGCTCTTTTCTGTTAAGTTCGTTAAATCCCGCATTTATGGGAACGAGATCTGCAACAAGCGCTTGATCCGTATTTTTAATATTTATGCATTCGAAAACAACCCAGGATACGGCTTCTTTAAGGATCGGAAACTTAAGCCCGCCTGAAATTACATACTCAAATTCTGAAGGTTCAAGGTCGAAGAAAGTCGAGCGCACAAAGAGCAGGGAATCATAGACAACGTTTGAAACCAGGTATCTCTCTTTAAGGACATTTGCCCAGGTATGGCTGCCTTTGAAAAGGCGGACAAAAGGTCTTCCGCCCTTTGTGATAATACCTATCGGAGCGGCATTCGGGTATTCAAAGCCTGTACTCACTATTACCTCGGAAATTCCCTCCCTGATCCCGAATGAAGGAAGGTCGATAGCATAGTGAGGTTTTTCAAGTTCCCTGCAGTCAGAAGAGAATCCGGTCAAAATCTCAAGCCTCCGAGAAGGGCAATAAAAAGCCCTGCAATAATTATATCTGCAGTAGAGCCGGGATTAATCCTTTTTTCCAGGAGCTCGGAGTCAAACTCCTGTACTTTGGGAAGGATGGAGGCAAAGTCCCTGGCTGTTTTCCCTGAAGCTTCCCAGCCTAAAAAAATTTCGCCTGCTCTGGAAGAAACATAATCTGCAGTTTCGGTATCAAACTTGGTCTGGATAAAGGTATCCCTGTGCCTTGAAAGCAGTTTAAGGAAAGTGTATACTACAGCCTCATTGATTCCTGTGCCAGAACAGCTGGAAACCGAACCCCCGGTCAAAGCTTCTTTTCCGCAGTTTCGTGACTGCATAAACTCAAGGATGCTTTTTGCTCCCTCAAGGCAGCGCCCGAACCCAGAGGTCCACTCGTTTGCGATCAGGTCATATCCTCTGGCGATCTCCATAAGGGAGTAAAGAGTAACATTCTGTTCCCTTAGATCGGCAGTTGCTTCAGGGTCTTTGAGGTCAAATTCATCCACATTATTTACCCTGACTCCTGCGTGCCCGAAAGCCCTGTAGAACTCAACAGCATCTTCACAATCAGTTGCCCGGACAAGAGAATGTGCACGGGAAGCAAGTTCCTCAAATTCCTCTGCCTCAAGCCGGAAACCTGCTTTTCCGCAGCGAACCTGTTCTTTTTGTTCTCTTGAAAGTTCGCCTGCAGCCATTGCCAGAGGGACCAGGAGTAAAAAAGCCCCGAAATGGGTGTTTCCTCCCTGCTGCCAAGTAGAGCTTTCGTAAACCGCACTCCTGAGAAGCAGTCCTATCCTTTCCGTGCTCTTTGCAGCAAGCTCAAGAACAGGATAGACGGAAACCGAAGAGGCAACAAAATGCTCAAAACATGTATCAGGATAGTTATGTTCCCTGTCAACATTCCCTGGCTTAGGAGAAGCCGATACCTCAAGCAGCATGGCAAGCTGTGCACAGCGCGCGATCATGCTCGGGGTAAAGGACTCTCCTGACCATTCAGAAGTATGGCAGGAGAAAACAGTATTAGTGGGATTCATTTACCGGAATCCTGGCGTGGTCAAGGATATATTTTGCCAGCTGTTCTTTAAGCTTCATGTATTCTGCATCGGATAGATCGAGAGTGTTCAGTACACCGTCCCTGATCCAGCAGGGCTTTGTAATCTTACAGCACCAGACAAGGCTGCCGAAACAGGTATCTTCTCCGAACTCGAGCATTGTGCCCCTGGCGAATTCCATTTTAGTTCTGGCGAACTCTTCTGCGGTGTATCCCAGCTTTCTGAACTTCTCATGCACAGGGCAGGGCTTTACCGGAAGGCAACAGAAAGCCAGAGCTCTGAAGTCTCCTTCACTGCAAACGTGCTTGGGAGCATTATACCAGCCTATTGACTCCTGATAAGAAGTGACACTTTCTACAAGTTCCTTTATCAGCTCAGGGTTTTCCATGGCACCTCTTGCAACAGAGACCATGTCGGCTCCCCGGGAAAACATGTCCTTTGCCGCGGCAAAGTCAGTAACCGAATTGTTGCCTATAAGGAAGAGCCTTGTAGCATCCCTGTAGCTTGTGATCGCATCAAGATCGGCTCCAAAGCCTTCGAGCATGGCATCCACATGGATAATGTCAGCCCCGGCCTTATCAATAAGCCTGGCAAGTTTGACATCATCTACTACATTTGCTCTTACCTTTACGGAAAGCACAACTCCGGTCTCTTTTATTGCCTTTATCCAGGCAGAGAGTCTTGGGAGGTCGCGCAAAAGGGCTTCACCTATGCCTGCCTCAAGCATTTCAGGCTGCTTGCAGTGGGCATTTAGTTCAAGGATTGCCCCTTCTTCCTTTACAAGCTTTGCAGCTTCAATCAAAGGCTCAAGGGTGGTGCTTCTTACGTTTACAGCAACAGCGCTTCCGGAGGTTACTGCCCGAATTTCCTTTTTTATAAGCTCCAGAGGTTCGTCGGAAATGAACTCTTTCCTGCCCCGGGCTACAAGGTCTGATGCAACTTTCATAGACCCCTTATCCAGATTGAAGGCTCCGAGTACTACGAGCCCGGCATCACCTGCATACTGGTTGGCAAAGGCGCTGTCGGCAATTCCTGCCATAGGTGCCAGTGCAATAGGATTTCTAAAACGAACATACCCAATATGCAAATCAAATAGACAATCACTCATGTTTTACCTCTTAAAAATAAGCATGGAAACTGAACACAAAAATGATAGTTATAGTCAGATATTAAACTAACGAATTTTTTAAGCTTATGAGAATCTTTTTTCAAAGAATTCGCGAGAATGGAAAATCCATCTTATTTTCACGATTACAATACATATATATTAATATTTGGGAATACCTCCAGGAACGCAAAAGTTATATAGAGTACGCGGAAGAAATGCACCTGCTTAATTCAGACCCTTAGAGAACTGAAACTAGCCAGAAAAATCAACCCGAATTTGATAAAGGTGTTCTGACCATAAGCTCTTTTCAGTCGATTCCCCTGTATAGAAATATCCTCCCATAAATATATATAGCATCAAAAAATAGATAGAGCCAGCTAGTCAGTAACGTGCGAGAGAGGCTGGACGGCTGCCGGACCTTCAGGTCTGAGGAAAGTCTCCCCACCGCTCCGGACACACGAACGTCTATAAAGGATGTCGGGCGAGAGCCCGGGCCCTGGCACAGAAACGAGAACCACCCCCTGCAAATGCGATGATGCCGTAAGCTGAGGTCGCAGGGAGAGTGGATGAAACGGCGAATCCTCGTGGGTGCAAGTTGGAAATCGGGAAAAACGAGCAGTCCGGAATCGTCCCGATTGGTTTTGGTAACGCTTAGCCGAATGCCGTCACTGCAAGGTTCTCAGGAACCATTTCTTACACTGATGGGTGTAAGAAATCTTTGCAGGAACAGAAGGGAGCTTACACGCCTCACTCGCACTTAATCATTCTTTTTATTCAATCTATTGTTTATCCGATATATCTCATCAAATTAATCGTTTTACTCAAATTGTTTTTCTTATTTTTTATGTTTTTCTTATTTTTTATATTACTGATTCTTCTCTGTAATGGATCTCATTTTAGATGCAGGTTCAGACAGACTGAAATTGAGCAGCAACCACCTGACATAGTCTTTGTGGCTTCTATTTATCATAACCTCATCCAGGTACTTATCCAGAATTTCTTTCCTGCTGAGAGCAAGTCTGAAAGAGGTCTCAGGAAAACGGTGCATAACCTTTTCAAGTTTAAGGGAACTGACAAGGAAATTCCCGAATTCCTGCCTGCACCTTGCTTCGTATTCTTTAAGATCACCCAGCCTCTGGTCATAGAGTACAAGTTCAGCTACTTTCTCCGCCGCAAGCTGCCCTGACCGGACAGCATAAGCAATACCCTCTCCCAGGAAAGCATCTGCGAAACCTGCAGCATCTCCACTCAAAAGAATCCTTGAACTTACGGTTTTTCGTTTTATCCCTCCTACAGGGATAATGTGGGAATGGATCTGATAATCTCCTGAAAAACCGTTTGTCTGCAAAAACGCCTGCATTATTTCTTTTGGATGCTCCAGATACTCAGCTGTTCCAACAACTCCCACGGAATAATACCCTTGATGAGGGAAAATCCAGCCATACCCTCCGGGTGTGATCCCGAAACGAATATCTATGAGATCCGGAAACCGACTACTTATCACCTCGTCCTTTTCAGGAACTTCCGAAACAAGGGCAAGATCATACTCTGTCCTCCTATCTCTATGCCGCCTGACATTGTGCTTAAGCGTGCCTTCCGAACCTTCCGCAATAAGAACAAATTTTGCAAGGTAAGTGTTCTGAGAGGTCTTAACCTCAACGCATCCTTCTCTTTCCTCGCAGTTCAGTACCTTTTCCCCTAAATGGATATCAATTCCTGTTTCTCTGGCTTTATCAAGCAGGAAATTGTCAAAAGCTGTTCTGGAAACAAGCAAAGCTAATCTGTAGTCTTTTTGCCTTTCAGTACAGAGTTCCCTGAAATGAATCCTCACCTTTGAAATATCCCTCTCGATTAAGTATTCAGGGAGTTCGAAATCCAGGCATGAGAGAGCATAAGGAGATAAAGCTCCTCCGCAGGGCTTATACCTCGGAAAATTTTCTTTTTCGAGCAAAAGAGTTGAAATTCCTGCTTTTCCGGCTGTTCTTCCAGCAGAAGATCCCGAAGGGCCTCCACCCACTATAATGAGATCGTACATACCCAAAACACCTGCTTATAGATTAGAGGCATGTCTTTAACAGACAGCCCCAAACGAATAATTTACCCCATAAACTAAATTGGTGTGGAAAAATAAAAAGATAGGGGAAAAGAAGAAAGTAGAAAGAAAAAATGAAGAAAAAGACTCTATTAAAACTATTGAATGACTTTCAAATCTCAGATCATACCTCAGATTAGACTGCCATTCCCCGGTTTCAATTTTCTTTTTTTTATTTTGAGAAGAGCCTCCAGACAGACTGAGTGAGAGCTTCAGAGAGAAAACTGAAGGATTACAGCCCTGGTTCAGCGGGCATAGATCAACCGTTAACCAGAGACCATATTGATTATCTGAGTTTGAAATTCAGAAGAGACCAGCGGAGATAATCCTTATAATCAATGCTGAAATCCACAACTTCAAGGTATTTATCAATCATTTTATCGCTTGATGTGAAGATTTTAAATGTCTTTTCCGGGAAGCGGTGCATTATTCTGGAAAACATAAGGGAATACTTAAGGTGAGTTCCGAACTCGGCCTGGCAGAGAGACTCGTATTTACTCAGGTCTTTTAGTCTTCCGCCACACAAGCAGATTCCGGCAATCACTTCAGCAGCAAACTGCCCCGAGCTTATGGCATAAGCAATCCCCTCGCCTGAGAAAGCGTCTACGAATCCTGCGGCATCCCCGCTCAGAAGAACTCTTGAGCCCGTAATCTTTCGCTTAACCCCGCCCAGAGGGATTTTATGCCCTTTTAGCTTGTAATTGCCGGAAAAGCCGTTACATTTGAGGAACTCAAGCATAGTCTCCTTAGGGTGAGGGAGGTCTTTAATAAGCCCTCCAATTCCAACTGAATAATAAGTTCCGTGAGGGAAAATCCAGCCGTACCCGCCGCCAGCCACTCCGAAATACATATCAACGGTTTTGCCGATCTTCTCTTTGATCTCCTCTTCTTCAGCTGGAATTTCGGTAACCACACAGACTCCACATTCTTCTTCGTTATCAACAGGTCTTACACAGGTCTTAAGAAGTCCGTGTGCCCCTTCAGCAATGATTGCAAACCTTGCCTGATAGGTCTCTTTTTCTGTCGTGACCTCCACATATCCGGGAGATTCCGCACATCGATAAACTTTTTCTCCGGTATGGACTTCGGCTCCTGTCTCTTTTGCCTTTTCAAGAAGGAGGTTATCGAAAACATCCCTTGATACCATTGTGGAAAGGCAGTGGTCTTTATGTACTTCAATTGTCTGCTCCTTAAAAGAGACTCGTGCTCCTGTAACTTCCCATTCAATGATATCCTGAGGAAGCTCGAAATCAAGATAAGAAATCGCGTGTCTCGAAAGCCCTCCTCCACAGGGTTTGTACCTTGGGAATTCTTCTTTTTCAAGCAGCAGTGTATTGAGGCCAAGTTTTCCTGCCCTTCTTCCGGCCGAGGCTCCGGAAGGCCCTCCTCCGACTATAATTA
The genomic region above belongs to Methanosarcina horonobensis HB-1 = JCM 15518 and contains:
- a CDS encoding NAD(P)/FAD-dependent oxidoreductase, which gives rise to MYDLIIVGGGPSGASAGRRAGKLGLNTLLLEKEEFPRYKPCGGGLSRHAISYLDFELPQDIIEWEVTGARVSFKEQTIEVHKDHCLSTMVSRDVFDNLLLEKAKETGAEVHTGEKVYRCAESPGYVEVTTEKETYQARFAIIAEGAHGLLKTCVRPVDNEEECGVCVVTEIPAEEEEIKEKIGKTVDMYFGVAGGGYGWIFPHGTYYSVGIGGLIKDLPHPKETMLEFLKCNGFSGNYKLKGHKIPLGGVKRKITGSRVLLSGDAAGFVDAFSGEGIAYAISSGQFAAEVIAGICLCGGRLKDLSKYESLCQAEFGTHLKYSLMFSRIMHRFPEKTFKIFTSSDKMIDKYLEVVDFSIDYKDYLRWSLLNFKLR